Proteins encoded together in one Passer domesticus isolate bPasDom1 chromosome 6, bPasDom1.hap1, whole genome shotgun sequence window:
- the SNW1 gene encoding SNW domain-containing protein 1 encodes MCRCCHLPPPRRPAAERTAYAVKMALTSFLPAPTQLSQDQLELEERARAQRSRQAALVSSRREPPPYGYRKGWIPRVLEDFGDGGAFPEIHVAQYPLDMGRKKKMSNALAVQVDAEGKIKYDAIARQGQSKDKVIYSKYTDLVPKEVMNVDDPELQRPDEEAIREITEKTRAALEKSVSQKVAAAMPVRAADKLAPAQYIRYTPSQQGVAFNSGAKQRVIRMVEMQKDPMEPPRFKINKKIPRGPPSPPAPVMHSPSRKMTVKEQQEWKIPPCISNWKNAKGYTIPLDKRLAADGRGLQTVHINENFAKLAEALYIADRKAREAVEMRAQVERKMAQKEKEKHEEKLREMAQKARERRAGIKTHVEKEDGEARERDEIRHDRRKERQHDRNLSRAAPDKRSKLQRNENRDISEVIALGVPNPRPSNEIQYDQRLFNQSKGMDSGFAGGEDEIYNVYDQPWRSGKDMAQNIYRPSKNLDKDMYGDDLEARIKTNRFVPDKEFSNSDRNTRGRGRDGPVQFEEDPFGLDKFLEEAKQHGGSKRPSDSSRPKEHEHESKKRRKD; translated from the exons ATGTGCAGGTGTTGCCACCTCCCCCCTCCCCGGCGGCCCGCTGCCGAGCGGACGGCGTACGCGGTCAAGATGGCGCTCACCAG TTTTCTGCCAGCTCCAACCCAGCTGTCCCAAGATCAGCTAGAACTAGAAGAAAGAGCAAGAGCTCAGAGATCCAGGCAGGCTGCTCTGGTCTCATCCAGAAGGGAACCTCCCCCATATGGTTACCGGAAAGGATGGATACCACGGGTGCTAGAG gATTTTGGAGATGGGGGTGCCTTCCCAGAAATTCATGTGGCCCAATACCCATTGGATATGGGCCGAAAGAAGAAAATGTCCAATGCTTTGGCTGTTCAGGTGgatgcagaaggaaaaataaaatacgATGCAATTGCTCGGCAAGGACAGTCAAAGGACAAG GTTATTTACAGCAAGTACACAGATCTTGTGCCGAAAGAGGTCATGAATGTGGATGATCCTGAACTGCAAAGACCAGATGAGGAGGCAATTAGAGAG ataaCAGAGAAGACAAGAGCAGCCTTGGAGAAATCAGTCTCCCAAAAAGTTGCAGCAGCCATGCCAGTCCGAGCTGCTGACAAACTAGCTCCTGCACAGTACATTCG GTACACACCATCTCAGCAAGGAGTTGCATTCAACTCTGGAGCAAAACAGAGAGTTATTCGGATGGTGGAAATGCAGAAGGACCCTATGGAGCCTCCAAGATTCAA AATTAACAAGAAGATTCCACGAGGACCaccatctcctccagcacctgtAATGCACTCTCCCAGTAGAAAG ATGACTGTGAAAGAGCAGCAAGAATGGAAAATTCCTCCGTGCATTTCAAACTGGAAAAATGCAAAG GGTTACACCATTCCATTAGATAAGCGTCTGGCTGCGGATGGCAGAGGATTGCAGACTGTTCATATTAATGAGAACTTTGCCAAACTTGCTGAGGCGCTCTATATTGCTGACAGAAAG GCTCGTGAGGCAGTAGAGATGCGTGCCCaggtggagaggaagatggctcagaaagagaaggagaaacaCGAGGAAAAGCTCCGAGAAATGGCTCAGAAAGCCAGGGAGAGAAGAGCAGGGATCAAAACCCATGTTGAAAAAG AGGATGGAGAAGCTAGAGAAAGAGATGAAATCAGACATGACAGGCGCAAAGAGAGACAGCATGACAGAAATCTTTCCCGGGCAGCCCCTGATAAAAG GTCAAAGCTGCAAAGAAATGAGAACAGAGATATCAGTGAAGTTATTGCCCTGGGGGTACCAAACCCCAGGCCATCCAATGAAATCCAATATGACCAGAGGCTGTTCAACCAGAGCAAG GGTATGGATAGTGGCTTTGCTGGAGGAGAGGATGAAATTTACAATGTTTATGACCAGCCTTGGAGAAGTGGCAAGGATATGGCCCAAAACATCTACAGGCCAAGTAAAAATCTGGATAAGGACATGTATGGTGATGATCTAGAGGCTCGAATAAAGACCAACAG GTTTGTTCCTGATAAAGAATTTTCTAACTCGGATCGTAACACCAGAGGCAGGGGCAGAGATGGACCAGTTCAATTTGAGGAGGATCCATTTGGTTTGGACAAGTTTCTGGAGGAAGCTAAGCAACACGGTGGTTCTAAACGGCCCTCAGACAGCAGCCGCCCTAAGGAACATGAGCACGAGAgcaagaagaggaggaaggactGA
- the ALKBH1 gene encoding nucleic acid dioxygenase ALKBH1, translating to MRGPDCSSKEAGELLRERPQPQEQPAALPRFAEKTRSAARRTRGYSRKAAGTSAPTRTGRSTPSAPLRENAPAYPGPAPPRSRAALARPWPAPVHAARPPNPASPSSGEEWEGGRRLTARHRPGNLSHEDVEEPPGAPPDRPHRTGRRHVGTAVRGRDGEREGRPRPGRPEMAAAALTREGGEDAFRRLFRFYRQRDASDLRGVVDFSAPGGQVFRSQLSISSVSDQDAYRAGLQPVSQWKAYGLSGYPGFIFIPNPFLPGCQRHWVKQCLKLYPEKPNVCNLDLHMAPEKTTDLWGQSKEQLRRKGSSKWEPRSLLEKLRWVTLGYHYNWDTKKYSANHHTPFPSDLAFLSEQVAAACGFRGFQAQAGILNYYHFDSSLGIHVDESELDHSRPLLSFSFGQSSIFLLGGLKREEAPTAMFMHSGDIMVMSGFSRLLYHAVPRVLANPEGTALPSCLDQALPSDLPVGSVIEHSSDEDWQVCAKYLQSSRINMTVRQVLAEGQKFPEESGTNGKGQAPSEDSYHENSKAKRHKPNRVS from the exons ATGAGGGGTCCAGACTGCAGCTCCAAGGAAGCGGGGGAGCTGCTTCGGGAAAGGCCTCAGCCGCAGGAGCAGCCGGCGGCTCTTCCCCGCTTCGCCGAGAAGACACGAAGTGCAGCCCGGAGGACGCGCGGGTACTCACGAAAGGCAGCTGGCACCTCTGCACCGACCCGAACTGGGAGAAGTACTCCTTCAGCTCCTCTGCGGGAAAACGCACCAGCTTACCCGGGCCCGGCGCCTCCGCGCAGCCGCGCTGCCCTGGCCCGACCCTGGCCCGCGCCGGTACACGCGGCGAGGCCGCCCAACCCCGCCAGCCCCAGCAGCGGCGAGGAATGGGAAGGGGGGCGCAGACTCACTGCTCGACACCGTCCAGGGAATCTCAGCCACGAAGATGTCGAAGAGCCGCCGGGAGCGCCGCCCGACCGCCCGCACCGCACTGGCCGCCGCCATGTCGGGACTGCGGTGAGAGGGAGggacggggagagggaggggcggccccgccccggccggcCCGAAATGGCGGCGGCGGCCCTGACCCGCGAGGGTGGGGAGGATGCCTTCCGCCGGCTCTTTCGCTTCTATCGGCAGCGCGACGCGTCTGACCTGCGGGGCGTGGTGGACTTCTCTGCGCCGGGGGGCCAG gtGTTCAGATCACAGCTCAGTATTTCTTCAGTCAGTGATCAAGATGCCTACAGAGCAGGATTACAGCCAGTTAGTCAGTGGAAAGCCTATGGCCTCAGTGGGTATCCAG GGTTTATTTTCATACCAAACCCTTTCCTTCCTGGCTGCCAGCGTCACTGGGTGAAGCAGTGTCTCAAGCTATACCCTGAGAAACCCAATGTCTGCAACCTGGACCTGCACATGGCTCCTGAGAAGACCACTgacctgtggggacagagcaaggagcagctgag AAGGAAAGGTTCCAGTAAATGGGAGCCCAGGAGCCTATTGGAGAAGCTGCGCTGGGTGACCCTTGGTTACCATTATAACTGGGATACTAAG AAGTACTCAGCAAATCACCACACTCCTTTCCCCTCAGACCTTGCATTCCTATCAGAACAAgtggctgcagcctgtgggTTTCGGGGTTTCCAAGCCCAAGCAGGGATCTTGAACTACTATCACTTTGACTCTTCACTGGGAATTCATGTGGATGAGTCTGAACTAGACCATTCTCGGCCCCTGCTGTCATTCAG TTTTGGGCAATCCTCAATATTTTTGCTTGGGGGCCTGAAGCGGGAGGAGGCGCCGACAGCGATGTTCATGCACAGCGGGGATATCATGGTGATGTCTGGCTTCAGCCGCCTGCTGTACCACGCTGTCCCCAGGGTCCTCGCCAACCCTGAGGGGacagctctgccttcctgcCTCGACCAAGCTCTTCCTTCAGACCTTCCTGTTGGCTCAGTCATTGAGCACAGCTCTGATGAGGACTGGCAGGTGTGTGCCAAGTACCTGCAGTCCTCCCGCATCAACATGACTGTTCGACAGGTGTTGGCTGAGGGTCAGAAATTTCCAGAGGAATCTGGGACAAATGGAAAGGGCCAAGCACCCTCTGAAGACAGTTATCATGAGAACAGCAAAGCCAAAAGACATAAACCAAACAGAGTCAGCTGA